One genomic segment of Fervidobacterium pennivorans includes these proteins:
- the glnA gene encoding type I glutamate--ammonia ligase → MTSSQVLKLIEQEGINFIDLKVVDLWGRWRHVTLARTNFSEKTFVEGVGFDASNLGYAEVFSSDMVIIPDPETAFIEEYEGEKVLSMICDVYEVENMTPCSHDPRTILKKTLESIKEIADEVYLGPEYEFHIFEDVRYDVKSNRVMFEIDSSEGFWKSSETGEYFIGRKKGYHRIPPFDRLMEVRNAIVKKLLEYGVPVKYHHHEVGTCQVEIELTFVDALKAADYTMLVKHVARMVAKQYGYLVTFMPKPMFDEAGNGMHVHQFLKKDGKNIFNSDKLYNLSQEALWYIGGMLKNAPALMAFTNPSTNSYRRLVPGFEAPTNAVFALANRTSAIRIPAYVKDPEKRRIEFRTIDATCNPYLGFAAMILAGVDGIRKKIDPTSEGFGPFEGDVYEKELKPLPKSLEESCIALRNNHEFLTTFPKDLIEHWIKAKLFEERQVNSVPHPKEYDLYFDV, encoded by the coding sequence ATGACCAGTTCTCAAGTTCTGAAATTGATTGAACAAGAGGGTATCAATTTCATAGACCTTAAGGTTGTTGACCTTTGGGGTAGATGGAGACATGTGACACTTGCAAGAACAAACTTTTCTGAAAAGACTTTTGTTGAAGGTGTAGGATTTGATGCATCAAATCTTGGTTATGCCGAAGTCTTCAGCAGTGATATGGTTATTATACCAGACCCCGAGACCGCATTTATCGAAGAATACGAGGGTGAAAAGGTTCTTTCAATGATTTGTGATGTTTACGAAGTTGAAAATATGACACCGTGCTCACATGACCCGAGAACTATTTTGAAGAAAACTCTTGAGTCAATAAAAGAAATCGCGGATGAAGTTTATCTGGGACCTGAGTATGAATTTCACATCTTTGAAGATGTGAGATACGATGTGAAGTCTAACAGAGTCATGTTCGAAATCGATAGCTCAGAGGGTTTTTGGAAATCTAGTGAGACAGGGGAATATTTCATTGGTAGGAAAAAAGGTTACCACAGAATCCCTCCATTTGATAGGTTGATGGAAGTCAGAAATGCGATTGTTAAAAAGTTGCTTGAATACGGAGTGCCTGTTAAGTACCACCATCACGAAGTTGGAACTTGTCAAGTAGAGATTGAATTAACATTTGTAGATGCTTTGAAAGCGGCAGATTACACGATGCTTGTCAAACACGTTGCAAGAATGGTTGCAAAGCAATATGGATACTTAGTAACATTCATGCCTAAGCCTATGTTTGATGAGGCTGGTAATGGTATGCATGTGCATCAATTCTTGAAAAAGGATGGAAAAAATATTTTCAATAGTGATAAGCTTTACAATCTTTCTCAAGAAGCGCTTTGGTACATTGGTGGTATGTTGAAAAACGCGCCAGCACTCATGGCTTTTACAAACCCATCAACGAACTCATACCGTAGATTGGTTCCAGGATTTGAAGCGCCAACAAACGCTGTCTTTGCACTTGCAAATAGGACATCAGCCATTAGAATCCCTGCTTATGTTAAAGACCCAGAAAAGCGAAGGATTGAGTTCCGAACGATAGATGCGACGTGTAACCCATACCTTGGTTTTGCAGCGATGATACTTGCTGGTGTCGATGGTATTAGGAAGAAGATAGACCCAACATCTGAAGGTTTCGGACCGTTTGAAGGAGACGTTTACGAAAAAGAACTTAAACCTCTTCCAAAATCACTCGAAGAAAGTTGTATAGCATTGAGGAATAATCACGAATTCTTAACCACGTTCCCGAAAGATTTAATTGAACACTGGATAAAGGCAAAACTATTCGAAGAAAGGCAAGTCAACTCTGTGCCACATCCAAAAGAATACGACTTGTATTTTGATGTGTAA
- a CDS encoding glucose-1-phosphate thymidylyltransferase has translation MKAIILCAGKGTRLRPLTYTTAKHLIPVANKPVILYTIEKIKSAGIKEIGIIVSPENRQDFIAALGDGSQYGVNLTYILQEEPKGLAHAVLMAKDFLGDEDFMMYLGDNLIMDDIRPFVKEFEEKKELSALIMLSPVQEPSRFGIAVMEGNKIIKTIEKPKEPPSNLAIIGLYLFRKDIFEGIANIKPSWRGELEITDAIDWLIQHKGTVEGHIIYGWWKDTGKPEDLIEANHKILDEIIEEFKIEGTVEASSVIQGRVSVGKNSEVVNSVIRGPVIIGDNCTISNAYIGPYTSIGNGVMIENCEIENSIVMDEVKISNLSFRIDSSVIGKKVEITENDGKPKGVQIIVGDLSKVIVSR, from the coding sequence GTGAAGGCTATTATCCTTTGCGCAGGGAAAGGAACACGTTTAAGACCTCTTACCTACACAACGGCAAAACACCTTATTCCTGTTGCAAACAAACCTGTTATACTCTACACTATCGAGAAAATCAAAAGCGCGGGGATTAAGGAGATAGGAATCATTGTCAGTCCAGAAAACAGGCAAGATTTCATAGCTGCACTTGGTGATGGTTCACAATACGGCGTCAACCTGACTTACATCCTCCAAGAAGAACCAAAAGGTTTGGCACATGCCGTTCTCATGGCAAAAGACTTCCTCGGAGACGAGGATTTCATGATGTACCTTGGTGACAACCTCATCATGGACGATATAAGACCCTTTGTAAAAGAATTTGAAGAAAAGAAGGAGTTAAGCGCATTGATTATGCTCTCTCCAGTCCAAGAACCATCACGCTTTGGTATAGCGGTAATGGAAGGAAATAAAATTATCAAAACTATCGAGAAACCCAAAGAACCACCTTCAAACCTCGCAATTATTGGACTTTATCTATTCAGAAAGGATATTTTCGAAGGCATAGCCAACATCAAACCTTCTTGGCGCGGAGAACTCGAAATCACAGATGCGATAGACTGGCTTATTCAACATAAAGGAACTGTTGAAGGACACATTATATATGGTTGGTGGAAGGACACCGGTAAACCTGAAGACCTTATAGAGGCAAACCACAAGATTCTGGATGAAATTATCGAAGAATTCAAAATTGAAGGCACCGTTGAAGCTTCATCTGTTATACAAGGTAGAGTAAGTGTTGGAAAGAATTCAGAAGTGGTTAACAGCGTAATAAGAGGGCCGGTAATCATCGGGGACAACTGCACTATTTCGAACGCGTACATAGGTCCTTACACATCGATAGGTAACGGGGTAATGATTGAAAACTGCGAAATCGAAAATTCCATTGTCATGGACGAAGTTAAGATTTCTAACCTTTCGTTCAGAATAGATTCCTCTGTCATAGGTAAGAAGGTAGAAATAACAGAGAACGATGGTAAACCAAAAGGTGTCCAGATAATCGTGGGCGACCTCAGTAAGGTTATAGTCTCAAGATAA
- a CDS encoding PadR family transcriptional regulator, protein MRRKCACQHHGEGHHGPHICEQLGFSVGDYLTAVVLRELSKKPMHGYELYEKISQLEYYPFKHDQSVIYSLLRKLNNHGLVSYSLQEGNGGLRKVYEITEEGLKYLEQLVEYISKLKQAFDLFLNA, encoded by the coding sequence GTGAGAAGAAAATGCGCATGTCAACATCATGGTGAAGGACATCATGGACCTCATATATGTGAGCAGTTAGGTTTTTCTGTTGGTGACTATCTTACGGCGGTTGTTTTGAGAGAGCTCTCAAAAAAGCCGATGCATGGTTACGAATTATACGAAAAGATATCACAATTGGAATATTATCCATTTAAGCATGATCAAAGTGTCATCTATAGTTTGCTAAGAAAGCTGAACAACCATGGATTGGTGAGTTACTCACTTCAGGAAGGAAACGGTGGGTTGAGGAAAGTCTACGAAATAACAGAAGAAGGTCTCAAATACTTGGAGCAGTTGGTGGAATACATATCGAAGTTAAAGCAAGCGTTTGATTTGTTTTTGAATGCCTGA
- a CDS encoding NifB/NifX family molybdenum-iron cluster-binding protein: protein MKIAIPTDDGKTVASHFGRAEYFMIVELQDGKEIARRLSENLHARGHGHHGHHGYHEHYEEHENHEGYGHGWHHGNHGFGEGHHHGHEDVFASTGEIQAVIAVRIGPHMFEDLKERGIEIYLVQPGTDIDEAISKLASGELRRIEPKK from the coding sequence GTGAAAATTGCGATTCCCACTGACGATGGAAAAACGGTGGCAAGTCACTTTGGTAGGGCTGAGTATTTTATGATAGTTGAACTCCAAGATGGAAAAGAAATAGCCAGAAGACTTTCAGAAAATCTTCATGCAAGAGGACATGGTCATCATGGTCATCATGGTTATCACGAGCATTATGAAGAACACGAGAATCACGAAGGATATGGTCATGGTTGGCATCATGGTAATCACGGCTTTGGTGAAGGTCATCACCACGGGCATGAAGACGTATTTGCCTCGACAGGAGAGATTCAAGCAGTTATTGCTGTTAGGATAGGACCACATATGTTTGAGGATTTGAAAGAGAGAGGTATAGAAATTTACTTGGTTCAACCAGGAACAGATATTGATGAAGCAATTTCAAAACTTGCTTCGGGAGAACTGAGAAGAATTGAACCAAAAAAGTAA
- a CDS encoding sensor histidine kinase, which produces MRVFLFLQVIALIIFVYTMYFLPSNLYFISVVSVFVIVNTVGLTYYVFRTWWKELQNPGKITKFLYFTLLFIAVIAVIFLFSNIFRMWVYKYPEDSLVNFSNSLLVISTFLLVSFGISYLTLKRELEKQLQEYEKLRNVQQKLSIQVVRYKTNPHFLFNSLSTAISMLHLQVEREKIREYLSNIAELFRVVLNAPEVWTLKDELELAKRYLEIQKVRVEGLEYEITMGPACETVRIPSLVLQPIVENSIVHGIAKSKNGGKIKLECMKVNGIVTIKVSDNGKGGEKIIPGMGLKLVQELMSAFSRKVELNFETSPEVGTIVTLSWEDVN; this is translated from the coding sequence TTGCGAGTTTTCCTATTTTTGCAAGTAATAGCACTTATTATCTTCGTATATACGATGTATTTTTTACCTTCAAATTTGTATTTCATCTCTGTTGTATCTGTGTTTGTCATAGTGAACACTGTTGGTTTGACTTATTATGTTTTCAGAACTTGGTGGAAGGAGCTACAGAATCCTGGAAAAATAACTAAATTTCTGTATTTTACACTATTGTTCATTGCAGTTATTGCTGTAATTTTCTTGTTTTCAAATATCTTCAGAATGTGGGTTTACAAATATCCAGAAGATTCGCTTGTGAACTTTTCAAATTCGTTACTTGTTATTTCTACCTTTCTTTTGGTTTCTTTTGGAATTTCTTATTTAACTTTGAAGAGAGAATTAGAAAAACAATTGCAAGAATATGAGAAGTTAAGAAACGTCCAGCAGAAGTTGAGCATCCAGGTTGTGAGATACAAAACAAACCCACATTTTCTTTTCAATTCGTTGAGCACAGCAATTTCAATGTTGCACCTACAAGTGGAAAGAGAGAAGATTAGAGAATATTTGTCAAACATCGCAGAGCTTTTCAGAGTTGTGTTGAATGCACCTGAAGTCTGGACATTGAAGGATGAACTGGAACTTGCCAAGCGCTATCTTGAGATACAAAAAGTTAGGGTGGAAGGTCTTGAGTATGAAATTACTATGGGTCCAGCATGTGAGACAGTGAGAATTCCTTCTTTGGTTTTGCAACCAATAGTAGAAAATTCTATAGTTCATGGAATAGCGAAATCGAAAAACGGCGGGAAGATAAAACTGGAATGTATGAAAGTTAATGGGATTGTTACTATAAAGGTTAGTGATAACGGGAAAGGTGGAGAGAAGATAATTCCAGGAATGGGCTTAAAACTTGTTCAAGAATTGATGAGTGCTTTTTCACGGAAGGTGGAGTTAAATTTTGAAACTTCCCCGGAAGTTGGAACGATTGTTACTCTTTCCTGGGAGGATGTTAACTAA
- a CDS encoding LytR/AlgR family response regulator transcription factor yields the protein MTCVIVEDEKLLAMLLEKMVKEEGLEVLGVAKDAEEAIKMIDEKKPEVVFLDINLGEHDGFYVLQHINHKPYVIFTTAYSEYAVKAFEENAVDYLLKPIKKERLREAIERVRKLSTFEKANIADNIQRLKELAQKLKTDKFIVETGDEIVFLNVDEIIFLTSDEGETVVVTKDGKMKTKMPLKDCEIKLPHEKFLRVHKSYIVNVEKIKKIIRNYFGSFALELSNGDIIPVGRNYKDSIKKLLE from the coding sequence ATGACTTGCGTAATTGTTGAAGATGAAAAACTTTTAGCGATGTTATTGGAAAAAATGGTAAAAGAAGAAGGACTGGAAGTGCTTGGTGTTGCCAAGGATGCAGAAGAAGCGATAAAAATGATAGACGAGAAAAAACCTGAGGTAGTTTTTCTTGATATAAACCTTGGAGAACACGATGGGTTTTACGTGCTCCAACATATCAATCACAAACCATACGTCATATTTACTACCGCCTACTCTGAGTATGCGGTAAAGGCTTTTGAAGAAAACGCCGTGGATTATCTTTTAAAGCCGATAAAAAAGGAAAGGTTGCGGGAAGCTATTGAAAGGGTTAGAAAGTTGAGTACTTTTGAAAAAGCGAATATAGCTGATAACATTCAAAGATTAAAAGAGTTAGCGCAAAAATTGAAAACAGACAAGTTCATTGTAGAAACTGGCGATGAAATAGTTTTTCTAAATGTCGATGAGATAATCTTTCTAACCTCGGACGAAGGCGAGACGGTAGTCGTTACAAAGGATGGTAAGATGAAGACAAAGATGCCACTTAAAGATTGTGAGATTAAGTTGCCACACGAAAAGTTCCTAAGAGTGCACAAGTCGTATATCGTTAATGTTGAAAAGATAAAAAAGATTATCCGAAATTATTTTGGTTCTTTTGCCCTTGAACTTTCGAATGGGGATATTATCCCTGTAGGAAGAAATTACAAAGACTCTATAAAAAAACTGCTCGAGTAA